Proteins found in one Hypericibacter terrae genomic segment:
- a CDS encoding heavy metal translocating P-type ATPase yields the protein MSCATCAGRVERALKAVPGVVKAEVNLASEHARVRFAAGQAPRPEALIDAVTDAGYEARLIDVAHPPAAQPPQDGAERIKLALAGLACLPFLVQMGLQLFGQHMMIPDWIQLLLAAPIQFGLGARFYGAAWRALKARTGNMDLLVSIGSSAAFGLSLYLMATAPAGMAPHLYFEASALVVTLVRLGKWLESRAKRRTLAAIRALTALRPETARVWRGGAFVELPAAEIRPGDRVQIRPGEQVPVDGRIVEGASSLDQSLLTGESLPVERHPGDEVATGAINGEGVLLVETLRIGTDTLLARIIRLVESAEAGKAPIERLVDRVSAVFVPIVLAIGIATFFGWWLGAGDPVAGIVNAVTVLVIACPCALGLATPTAVVVGSGVGARHGILIRDGEALERAHAVTTVAFDKTGTLTEGHPELAALASFDGDESSLLRLAAALQAASQHPLARAVTAAAQFRQLHLPSAEQVQALPGRGVAGKVEGQVLLLGSRRLMKETGIDEGTLARIAARVDAPGRSLSYLAQAEAAGRPATLVGALGFADPIRPEARDAVAALTRAGIQTVMLTGDNAAAAQAVAQAIGIGQVEAELLPADKVAALARLKGPHRVVAMVGDGINDAPALAAADIGFAMASGSDIALNAAGITLMRGDPRLAVAAIALSRRTYAKIRQNLFWAFVYNLLGIPLAAFGLLGPVAAGAAMALSSVSVVANALLLGRWRPDIEE from the coding sequence ATGAGCTGTGCGACCTGTGCCGGCCGGGTCGAACGGGCCCTCAAGGCGGTCCCGGGCGTGGTCAAGGCCGAGGTCAACCTCGCGAGCGAGCATGCGCGGGTCCGGTTCGCGGCCGGACAGGCGCCCCGACCGGAGGCGTTGATCGATGCCGTGACCGATGCCGGCTACGAGGCGCGGCTGATCGACGTCGCCCACCCTCCGGCGGCGCAGCCGCCGCAGGATGGCGCCGAACGCATCAAGCTCGCCCTCGCCGGGCTCGCCTGCCTGCCCTTTCTGGTGCAGATGGGACTGCAGCTCTTCGGCCAGCACATGATGATCCCGGACTGGATCCAGCTGCTGCTGGCCGCTCCCATCCAGTTCGGGCTCGGTGCGCGCTTCTATGGCGCCGCCTGGCGCGCACTCAAGGCCCGCACCGGCAATATGGATCTCCTGGTGTCGATCGGCAGCAGCGCCGCTTTCGGTCTCAGTCTCTATCTGATGGCGACGGCGCCCGCGGGCATGGCGCCGCATCTCTATTTCGAGGCGTCGGCCCTGGTCGTGACGCTGGTGCGGCTCGGCAAGTGGCTCGAGAGCCGGGCCAAGCGGCGCACGCTCGCCGCCATCCGCGCCCTGACGGCGCTGCGGCCCGAGACGGCGCGCGTCTGGCGCGGCGGCGCCTTCGTGGAACTGCCGGCGGCCGAGATCCGGCCGGGCGATCGCGTGCAGATCCGGCCGGGCGAGCAGGTTCCCGTCGATGGCCGGATCGTCGAAGGGGCCAGCAGCCTCGATCAATCGCTCCTGACCGGAGAGAGCCTGCCGGTCGAACGCCATCCGGGCGACGAGGTCGCGACCGGCGCGATCAATGGCGAGGGCGTGCTGCTGGTCGAGACCCTCCGCATCGGCACGGACACGCTTCTCGCCCGCATCATCCGGCTGGTCGAATCCGCCGAAGCCGGCAAGGCGCCGATCGAGCGTCTGGTCGACCGTGTCAGCGCGGTCTTCGTCCCCATCGTGCTGGCGATCGGCATCGCCACGTTCTTCGGTTGGTGGCTGGGCGCCGGCGATCCGGTCGCGGGCATCGTCAACGCGGTGACGGTGCTGGTCATCGCCTGCCCCTGCGCCTTGGGCCTGGCGACGCCGACGGCCGTGGTGGTGGGTTCCGGCGTCGGCGCGCGCCACGGCATCCTGATCCGCGACGGCGAAGCGCTGGAGCGCGCCCATGCCGTCACCACCGTCGCTTTCGACAAGACCGGGACGCTGACCGAAGGTCACCCGGAGCTGGCGGCCCTGGCGTCGTTCGACGGCGACGAGAGCTCGCTGCTGCGCCTCGCCGCAGCGCTGCAGGCCGCGAGCCAGCATCCTCTCGCGCGGGCGGTGACCGCGGCCGCGCAATTCCGGCAACTCCACCTGCCGTCGGCCGAGCAGGTTCAGGCGCTCCCCGGCCGCGGCGTGGCCGGCAAGGTCGAGGGCCAGGTCTTGCTGCTGGGCAGCCGGCGCCTGATGAAGGAAACCGGCATCGACGAGGGAACGCTCGCTCGGATCGCGGCGCGTGTCGATGCGCCGGGCCGCAGCCTCTCCTATCTGGCGCAGGCCGAGGCCGCTGGCCGGCCGGCGACACTCGTCGGCGCGCTGGGATTCGCCGATCCGATCCGACCCGAGGCCCGCGACGCCGTGGCCGCTCTGACCCGCGCCGGCATTCAAACCGTCATGCTCACCGGCGACAATGCAGCGGCAGCCCAGGCGGTGGCGCAGGCCATCGGCATCGGCCAGGTCGAGGCCGAACTGTTGCCCGCCGACAAGGTGGCAGCCCTCGCCCGCCTCAAGGGGCCGCATCGCGTCGTGGCGATGGTCGGCGACGGCATCAACGATGCACCGGCCCTGGCGGCGGCCGATATCGGCTTCGCCATGGCGAGCGGCAGCGATATCGCGCTCAACGCCGCCGGCATCACCCTGATGCGAGGCGATCCGCGCCTTGCCGTCGCCGCGATCGCCCTGTCGCGGCGAACTTACGCGAAGATCAGGCAAAACCTGTTCTGGGCCTTCGTCTACAATCTGCTGGGCATTCCGCTGGCGGCCTTCGGCCTGCTGGGGCCTGTCGCCGCAGGCGCCGCCATGGCCCTCTCCAGCGTCAGTGTGGTTGCCAATGCGCTGCTATTGGGCCGCTGGCGCCCCGATATCGAGGAGTAA
- the cueR gene encoding Cu(I)-responsive transcriptional regulator, translating to MKTIGEAARESGISAKMIRHYDAIGLVRPSARSEAGYRHYTDNDVHTLSFVRRARHLGFSLEQTAKLLQLWRDRKRASAEVKSLALRHIEELDEKIAELEAMRRTLDHLARHCHGDHRPDCPIIDDLATKP from the coding sequence ATGAAAACGATCGGCGAAGCGGCACGGGAAAGCGGCATCTCGGCCAAGATGATCCGACATTATGACGCAATCGGGCTGGTTCGGCCCTCGGCCCGCTCCGAGGCCGGCTACCGGCATTACACCGACAACGACGTCCACACCCTGAGTTTCGTCCGGCGTGCGCGCCATCTGGGGTTTTCGCTGGAGCAGACCGCGAAGCTGCTGCAGCTCTGGCGTGACCGCAAACGCGCCAGCGCCGAGGTCAAATCGCTGGCCCTGCGCCATATCGAGGAGCTCGACGAGAAGATCGCCGAGCTCGAGGCCATGCGGCGCACACTCGACCATCTGGCTCGCCATTGCCACGGCGACCATCGACCGGACTGTCCGATCATCGACGACCTGGCAACCAAGCCCTGA
- the hpnA gene encoding hopanoid-associated sugar epimerase has protein sequence MTTLITGATGFVGSALAHKLLARGETVRVLVRPAADRRNLEDLRVEIVAGDLMDPASLAAAVKGCDTLFHVAADYRLWVPDPASMFKANVEGTRALMQAAGETGVRRIVYTSSVATLLPRPDNSPAHEEDVGSAADMVGAYKQSKHAAEVVVRAMIAEGLPVIITHPSTPIGPRDIKPTPTGKMVVDAAKGRMPAYVDTGLNVVHVDDVAEGHVLALERGRTGRGYILGSENLSLASILATVAELTDRPPPRVKLRHGLVMPIAGLAELWARATGTEPFATREAVKLARKTMFFSSERAIQELGYRPRPAREAIADAIVWFREHGYVR, from the coding sequence ATGACGACGCTGATAACGGGTGCCACGGGTTTCGTCGGCTCGGCGCTGGCTCACAAGCTGCTCGCCCGTGGCGAGACCGTGCGCGTGCTGGTGCGACCGGCCGCCGATCGCCGCAACCTCGAGGATCTCCGTGTCGAGATCGTCGCCGGCGATCTGATGGACCCCGCCTCGCTCGCCGCGGCCGTCAAGGGCTGCGACACGCTTTTTCATGTGGCGGCCGATTATCGGCTCTGGGTTCCCGATCCGGCCTCCATGTTCAAGGCCAACGTCGAGGGCACGCGGGCGCTGATGCAGGCCGCGGGCGAAACTGGCGTGCGGCGCATCGTCTATACCAGCAGTGTCGCTACACTCCTGCCGCGACCGGACAACAGCCCCGCCCATGAGGAGGACGTCGGCAGCGCCGCCGATATGGTCGGCGCCTACAAGCAATCGAAGCATGCCGCCGAAGTCGTCGTGCGCGCCATGATCGCGGAAGGCCTGCCCGTGATCATCACCCATCCTTCGACTCCAATCGGCCCGCGCGACATCAAGCCGACGCCGACCGGCAAGATGGTGGTCGATGCCGCCAAGGGGCGGATGCCGGCCTATGTCGACACCGGCCTCAATGTCGTCCATGTCGACGATGTCGCCGAAGGCCATGTCCTGGCGCTCGAACGAGGGCGCACCGGCCGCGGCTACATTCTGGGTTCGGAGAATCTGAGCCTCGCCAGCATCCTGGCGACGGTGGCCGAATTGACCGATCGTCCGCCGCCGCGCGTGAAGCTGAGGCATGGGCTGGTAATGCCGATCGCAGGGTTGGCCGAGCTCTGGGCCCGGGCCACCGGGACCGAGCCTTTCGCGACCCGCGAGGCGGTGAAGCTCGCGCGCAAGACCATGTTCTTCAGCAGCGAGCGTGCGATCCAGGAATTGGGCTACCGCCCGCGGCCCGCGCGCGAGGCGATCGCGGACGCGATCGTCTGGTTCCGCGAGCATGGCTATGTCCGATGA
- a CDS encoding LTA synthase family protein, with protein MPLSAPISGLGLRFARSRWWIPVVSTLLLYLLADGLAQWLFEIRIVRSRMLWDGGLLLAFSWFLFLVSRRVWIFLAIQTLLVAALWIGNPLKIALLGRPMMPDDMDSFPALIEVLGPLGWVALCLPLALLAGLILVNLTWRGLGAKLGLAGLALLFAIPVLAPAPLVAAMDERFGNTTWDQRENYVWRGAALHSLQEIARELASRHPGPTRAEALAAATLRLAQPWFGNLAVPAKPRNIYVMVLESFWDPSQLTKAGYSEPPFDPRFEALWELAGKSTALSPAFGGQTANAEFEFLCGFPVHDFTVKFESGFDNDLPCLPQVLGQLGYRTVASHPNGPGFWNRQNAYRHAGFEKFWSVKDFDLDDLTGPFLSDRSLYRQVAARLDRERDDRPTLSYVMTYYGHWSYDLGETHPAVLTAQSPNELVQRYGSVIRHKSRELADEIERITATDPEAIVIAFGDHLPTLGAKFGGYVESGLLADRFGDFTADQYGVSDATPLLVIDGKRGPLRVGSVPMFELPRLVMDLVGNSQKTLFDLSRTPGDRLYRPLPEATLVYRGREVAEVCRDGDSDPECRRAADWLASIELLERDMFEGKAYALGALDQPRRSFAPLPVAKPDLPPVEIATSTPESDADTSLVDESMPSGAVHVVQRQTQSD; from the coding sequence ATGCCACTTTCCGCCCCGATATCCGGTCTTGGACTTCGCTTCGCGCGCTCGCGCTGGTGGATTCCGGTCGTCTCCACCCTGCTGCTCTATCTTCTCGCCGACGGCCTTGCACAATGGCTGTTCGAGATCCGCATCGTGCGCAGCCGCATGCTGTGGGACGGCGGGTTGCTGCTCGCGTTCTCGTGGTTCCTGTTCCTGGTCTCGCGCCGCGTCTGGATCTTCCTTGCGATCCAGACCCTGCTGGTCGCGGCCTTGTGGATCGGCAATCCGCTGAAAATCGCACTGCTCGGCCGGCCGATGATGCCGGACGACATGGATTCCTTTCCGGCGCTGATCGAAGTGCTGGGACCGCTGGGCTGGGTCGCCCTCTGCCTGCCGCTCGCGCTCCTGGCCGGGCTGATCCTCGTCAACCTCACCTGGCGCGGCCTCGGCGCCAAACTGGGGTTGGCCGGCCTGGCTCTGCTCTTCGCAATTCCGGTGTTGGCGCCGGCACCCCTCGTCGCGGCGATGGATGAGCGCTTCGGCAACACCACCTGGGACCAGCGCGAGAACTATGTGTGGCGTGGTGCTGCCCTGCACAGCCTGCAGGAGATCGCGCGCGAGCTCGCCAGCCGTCACCCGGGGCCCACCCGCGCCGAGGCGCTGGCCGCCGCGACCCTGAGGCTGGCACAGCCCTGGTTCGGCAACCTCGCCGTGCCAGCCAAGCCCCGCAACATCTATGTGATGGTGCTCGAGAGCTTCTGGGATCCCTCACAGCTGACCAAGGCCGGCTATAGCGAGCCGCCGTTCGATCCGCGCTTCGAGGCACTGTGGGAGCTGGCCGGCAAATCGACCGCGCTCAGCCCCGCCTTCGGCGGCCAGACCGCCAATGCCGAGTTCGAGTTCCTCTGCGGCTTCCCGGTCCATGATTTCACCGTGAAGTTCGAGAGTGGCTTCGACAACGATCTGCCCTGCCTGCCCCAGGTGCTGGGCCAGCTGGGTTACCGCACTGTCGCCTCGCATCCCAACGGCCCGGGCTTCTGGAACCGGCAGAACGCCTACCGCCATGCCGGCTTCGAGAAATTCTGGTCGGTGAAGGATTTCGATCTCGACGATCTGACCGGCCCCTTCCTGTCGGACCGTTCCCTCTATCGGCAGGTCGCGGCCAGGCTCGACCGCGAGAGGGACGATCGGCCGACCTTGAGCTATGTGATGACCTATTACGGGCACTGGTCCTACGACCTGGGCGAGACGCACCCGGCCGTGCTCACCGCCCAATCCCCGAACGAGCTGGTGCAGCGCTATGGCAGCGTGATCCGGCACAAGTCGCGCGAGCTGGCCGACGAGATCGAGCGCATCACCGCCACCGACCCCGAAGCGATTGTCATCGCTTTCGGCGACCATCTGCCGACCCTGGGCGCCAAATTCGGCGGCTATGTGGAATCGGGCCTGCTGGCCGACCGCTTCGGCGATTTCACCGCGGACCAGTATGGCGTCTCCGATGCGACGCCGCTGCTGGTGATCGACGGCAAGCGCGGGCCCTTGCGTGTCGGGTCGGTGCCGATGTTCGAGCTGCCGCGGCTGGTGATGGATCTCGTCGGCAACTCGCAGAAGACATTGTTCGACCTGTCGCGGACGCCGGGGGACCGCCTCTACCGTCCGCTGCCTGAAGCGACCCTGGTCTATCGCGGGCGCGAGGTGGCCGAGGTCTGTCGCGACGGGGACAGCGACCCTGAATGCCGTCGCGCCGCCGACTGGCTGGCCTCGATCGAGCTGCTCGAGCGCGACATGTTCGAAGGCAAGGCCTATGCCTTGGGCGCGCTCGACCAGCCGCGCCGCTCCTTTGCCCCGCTGCCGGTGGCGAAACCCGACCTGCCGCCGGTCGAGATCGCGACCTCGACCCCCGAAAGCGACGCCGACACCTCGCTGGTCGATGAATCGATGCCCTCCGGCGCGGTCCATGTCGTGCAACGCCAGACGCAGAGCGACTGA
- a CDS encoding enoyl-CoA hydratase/isomerase family protein has protein sequence MTTAFATVKIEDENGLRWIRLDRAKKMNAFDEHQWTELGQALDDAAADESVRVIALASTSSHFSSGYDLPAALTELEGGGPDEIRRHIGRGNAACWKVWHSKKPVIAAIEGYCLGGGFELAMACDFVLADKGSTFGEPEARIAASAPFLISPWVMGIRHAKEVLLMGELMTAERAERVGLVNELCEPGQLKARVREWSRKLQGFPAGIWALSKAAVNRNYEIMGFSNAIAMGEDAFVELCFLPDPFKVELEQRVKRDGFASAIRWAQSRFE, from the coding sequence ATGACGACCGCTTTCGCGACAGTGAAGATCGAGGACGAGAACGGCTTGCGCTGGATCCGCCTCGACCGCGCCAAGAAGATGAACGCCTTCGACGAGCATCAATGGACGGAGCTGGGCCAGGCGCTCGATGACGCGGCGGCGGACGAGAGCGTGCGCGTGATCGCGCTGGCCAGCACGAGTTCGCATTTCTCCTCGGGCTACGATCTGCCGGCGGCGCTGACGGAGCTCGAGGGCGGCGGTCCCGACGAGATCCGGCGCCATATCGGCCGCGGCAACGCCGCCTGCTGGAAGGTCTGGCACTCGAAGAAGCCGGTCATCGCCGCTATCGAAGGCTACTGTCTCGGCGGCGGCTTCGAGCTCGCCATGGCCTGCGATTTCGTGCTCGCCGACAAGGGCTCGACCTTCGGCGAACCGGAGGCCCGCATCGCCGCCAGCGCGCCCTTCCTCATCAGCCCCTGGGTCATGGGCATCCGCCATGCCAAGGAAGTGCTGCTGATGGGCGAGCTCATGACCGCGGAGCGCGCCGAGCGTGTCGGCCTCGTCAACGAGCTCTGCGAGCCCGGCCAATTGAAAGCCCGTGTGCGCGAATGGTCGCGCAAACTGCAGGGCTTCCCGGCCGGGATCTGGGCGCTCAGCAAGGCTGCCGTCAATCGCAACTACGAGATCATGGGATTCAGCAACGCCATCGCCATGGGCGAGGATGCCTTCGTCGAGCTCTGCTTCCTGCCCGATCCCTTCAAGGTCGAGCTGGAGCAGCGGGTGAAGCGCGACGGTTTCGCCTCGGCGATCCGCTGGGCGCAGTCTCGCTTCGAGTGA
- a CDS encoding class I adenylate-forming enzyme family protein — protein sequence MDRLPSTLHPDSDSLTALVRAAAGRFGAKPCLIAAERTVSFEGFAGEIASLSRHLAASGIRPGDRVALLDVDSIDFFEILYAIAALGAIAVPLNYRQRVPELRYQIQNSGARLLLAGSRYEAEAEALKLDLALGWQRLDMFCNEARAKHPCSLADLRGVEGSAPFVICYTSGTTGRPKGAVLDQRAACLRAYKFIIEFGIRRDDIVHVTTPLFHISALVITMTCLVRGAGVLILPQFKLETTMAAVREHRVTFLSLVPTMLAMMAAAPEFGAAYFGDVRLIVYAGAPMNPRLLRDVMSVYRGEMVQSFGQTEDLPQSILSIEDHREAFLQGAKHLDSIGRPPIGVELKICDAQGREVPQGEIGEIASRGGTGMVGYWEMPEETAKTIKEGWLFSGDLGYRDADGYIYLAGRKKQMIIRGGENVYPAEVEKVLLDFPGIKDAVVIGLPDPVWGEIIAAVIVARDGPVDPAALVAHCKRHLASYRCPDCVFQRDSLPYNAGGKVDRNQLRQEYEGRER from the coding sequence ATGGACCGCCTGCCTTCGACGCTTCATCCCGACAGCGACAGCCTGACCGCGCTGGTGCGCGCCGCCGCCGGGCGGTTCGGAGCCAAGCCCTGTCTGATCGCGGCCGAGCGGACCGTGAGCTTCGAAGGTTTCGCCGGCGAGATCGCCTCGCTGTCGCGCCATCTCGCGGCCTCGGGCATCCGCCCGGGCGACCGGGTGGCGCTGCTCGATGTCGACAGCATCGACTTCTTCGAGATCCTGTATGCGATCGCGGCCTTGGGCGCCATCGCCGTGCCGCTCAATTATCGCCAGCGCGTGCCGGAGCTGCGCTATCAGATCCAGAATTCCGGCGCGCGGCTCCTGCTGGCCGGATCGCGCTATGAAGCGGAAGCCGAGGCGTTGAAACTCGACCTCGCGCTCGGCTGGCAGCGTCTCGACATGTTCTGCAACGAGGCCCGCGCAAAGCATCCCTGCAGCCTTGCCGATCTCAGGGGCGTCGAGGGCAGCGCGCCCTTCGTCATCTGCTACACCAGCGGCACCACGGGGAGGCCCAAGGGCGCGGTGCTGGACCAGCGCGCCGCCTGCCTGCGTGCCTATAAATTCATCATCGAGTTCGGCATCCGGCGCGACGACATCGTCCATGTGACCACGCCGCTGTTTCATATCTCGGCCCTGGTCATCACCATGACCTGCCTCGTGCGCGGTGCCGGTGTCCTGATCCTGCCGCAGTTCAAGCTCGAGACGACCATGGCGGCCGTGCGCGAGCATCGCGTCACGTTCCTGTCGCTGGTGCCGACCATGCTCGCCATGATGGCGGCGGCGCCCGAGTTCGGCGCGGCCTATTTCGGCGATGTCCGGCTGATCGTCTATGCCGGCGCGCCGATGAATCCGCGCCTGCTGCGCGACGTCATGTCGGTCTATCGGGGCGAGATGGTGCAGTCCTTCGGCCAGACCGAGGACCTGCCGCAATCGATCCTCTCGATCGAGGATCACCGCGAGGCCTTTCTTCAGGGTGCGAAGCATCTCGATTCCATCGGACGGCCGCCCATCGGGGTCGAGCTCAAGATCTGCGACGCACAGGGCCGCGAGGTTCCCCAAGGCGAGATTGGGGAGATCGCCAGCCGCGGCGGCACCGGCATGGTCGGATACTGGGAGATGCCCGAGGAGACAGCCAAGACCATCAAGGAGGGCTGGCTCTTCAGCGGCGACCTCGGTTATCGCGACGCCGACGGCTATATCTATCTCGCCGGCCGCAAGAAACAGATGATCATCCGCGGCGGCGAGAACGTCTATCCGGCCGAGGTCGAAAAGGTGCTGCTCGATTTCCCCGGCATCAAGGACGCCGTCGTGATCGGCCTGCCCGACCCGGTCTGGGGCGAGATCATTGCCGCCGTGATCGTCGCCAGGGACGGGCCGGTCGATCCCGCCGCCCTGGTCGCCCACTGCAAGCGCCATCTGGCGAGCTATCGCTGCCCCGACTGCGTCTTCCAGCGCGACTCCCTGCCCTACAATGCGGGCGGCAAGGTCGACCGCAACCAGCTGCGGCAGGAGTATGAGGGTCGAGAGCGATGA
- a CDS encoding AraC-like ligand-binding domain-containing protein: protein MSVRYETAGIAPGERSRFWQEAVAQAYFPLDLTYRDADRFEGSLELWELGEVSLSRLVTDGITYARHARHLRKDPEEHFLITVPEGAPIRFRQDGMDVDCRPGGFVVERSHLPYEFSDPDANALWVLRVPASLMRQRLSIPDRFASLGFDCTQGAGRLFVDMLRLVPETVEAIHPSGREVLGRQLIELLALAFDNDARTLESRQAPVKQAHLQRIERHLRQNLTSNSLSPQSVADACGLSVRYLHQLFQEKGQSLGQWVREQRLLRCDEALRDPRGARTIAEIAHFWGFGDQAQFSRHYKARFGRSPSDTRQQSRASSPPSGARHP, encoded by the coding sequence TTGTCCGTCCGCTATGAAACAGCAGGGATCGCGCCCGGCGAACGCAGCCGCTTCTGGCAGGAGGCGGTGGCGCAGGCCTATTTCCCGCTCGATCTGACCTATCGCGACGCCGACCGGTTCGAGGGCAGCCTCGAGCTGTGGGAGCTGGGCGAGGTCTCGCTGTCGCGCCTGGTGACCGACGGCATCACCTATGCCCGCCACGCCCGGCATCTGCGCAAGGATCCCGAGGAGCATTTCCTCATCACCGTGCCCGAGGGCGCCCCCATCCGCTTCCGGCAGGACGGCATGGATGTCGACTGCCGCCCCGGCGGCTTCGTGGTCGAGCGCAGCCACCTGCCCTACGAGTTCAGCGATCCCGACGCCAACGCGCTCTGGGTTCTGCGGGTGCCGGCCTCGCTGATGCGCCAGCGCCTCTCGATCCCCGACCGCTTCGCCTCGCTCGGGTTCGATTGCACGCAAGGCGCGGGCCGGCTCTTCGTCGACATGCTGCGCCTCGTGCCGGAGACGGTCGAGGCGATCCATCCTTCGGGGCGCGAGGTGCTGGGCCGGCAATTGATCGAGCTGCTCGCCCTCGCCTTCGACAATGACGCACGCACCCTCGAGAGCCGCCAGGCCCCGGTCAAACAGGCGCATCTGCAGCGCATCGAGCGCCATCTGCGCCAGAACCTGACATCGAACAGCCTTTCACCGCAGAGCGTCGCCGACGCCTGCGGCCTCTCGGTGCGTTATCTGCATCAGCTCTTCCAGGAGAAGGGCCAGTCGCTGGGCCAATGGGTGCGCGAGCAGCGGCTGCTCCGTTGCGACGAGGCACTGCGCGACCCGCGCGGGGCCCGGACCATCGCCGAGATCGCCCATTTCTGGGGCTTCGGCGATCAGGCCCAGTTCAGCCGTCACTACAAGGCCCGCTTCGGCCGGAGCCCCAGCGACACGCGCCAGCAGAGTCGAGCCTCCTCGCCGCCATCAGGAGCCCGCCACCCGTGA